From a single Alkalihalophilus pseudofirmus genomic region:
- the steA gene encoding putative cytokinetic ring protein SteA, protein MMSQVILGPIYENKQTKKLIHHIPKGSIAFLWHEDIDSVSASGLIERGVRAIVNASTSMTGRYEHSNIEMLLSAGIHVFDVVCMMEKQKIFDGEEALIIQDKLYVKSFDGYEEIAAVASYNSQVVNQLKGLAKASYSYRFDDFITNTLDYAQKEKATFMLKKHLPEVFDRLEKQKVLIVARGGGYEKDLAYAKKLLNQADLIVIAVDGAADGLRKLGYQPDFIIGDMDSVSEESLQSGAALVCHSYEDGYSPGSTRLSSLGLSYQTLSLVGTSEDMAIQASYWSNADHIYLVGCRFGMRDYLEKGRPGMASSVLARIQAGDCLTDLKGIHKLEKNHLGTIVNRMKQLEAVVSEWVKKAADKKDWIRKKGAFHHE, encoded by the coding sequence ATGATGAGTCAAGTGATTTTGGGGCCGATCTATGAGAATAAGCAAACGAAAAAGTTAATTCATCATATTCCAAAAGGGTCAATCGCATTCCTATGGCATGAAGATATTGATTCTGTCTCCGCAAGCGGTCTGATTGAGCGGGGAGTAAGGGCTATTGTAAATGCTTCAACATCGATGACAGGGAGATATGAGCATTCAAATATCGAGATGTTACTATCGGCTGGAATACATGTGTTTGATGTAGTCTGCATGATGGAAAAACAGAAAATATTTGACGGGGAAGAAGCGCTAATTATTCAAGATAAGCTTTATGTGAAATCCTTTGATGGATATGAAGAAATTGCGGCCGTTGCTTCCTATAATTCACAAGTGGTTAATCAATTAAAAGGCCTGGCAAAAGCGTCGTATAGTTATCGATTTGATGATTTCATTACGAATACGCTTGATTATGCTCAGAAAGAAAAAGCAACCTTTATGTTAAAGAAACATCTACCGGAAGTGTTTGACCGTCTAGAAAAACAAAAAGTACTGATCGTAGCTAGAGGCGGGGGGTATGAAAAAGATTTAGCCTATGCTAAAAAGCTGTTAAATCAAGCGGACTTAATCGTGATTGCCGTTGACGGAGCAGCAGACGGACTTAGGAAATTAGGCTACCAACCTGACTTTATTATTGGGGATATGGATTCAGTCAGTGAAGAATCGCTGCAGTCAGGGGCGGCACTTGTTTGTCATTCATATGAAGATGGATATTCTCCCGGCAGCACGCGGTTATCGAGTTTAGGACTGTCTTATCAAACCCTTTCTTTGGTCGGAACAAGTGAAGACATGGCTATTCAAGCTTCTTATTGGTCTAATGCTGATCATATTTATTTAGTTGGCTGCAGGTTTGGAATGAGGGATTATCTTGAAAAGGGTAGGCCAGGAATGGCATCAAGTGTATTAGCTAGAATACAGGCCGGTGATTGCTTAACAGACCTTAAAGGGATTCATAAGCTTGAGAAAAATCACTTAGGCACGATTGTTAATCGGATGAAACAGTTAGAAGCTGTTGTGAGTGAATGGGTAAAAAAAGCAGCTGATAAGAAGGATTGGATTCGAAAAAAAGGGGCATTTCATCATGAGTAA
- the spo0A gene encoding sporulation transcription factor Spo0A, translated as MQKIKVSIADDNRELVNLLNEYISSQDDMEVVGVAFNGQECLNTVEEQQPDVLVLDIIMPHLDGLAVLERMHQMGLRKKPNIIMLTAFGQEDVTKKAVDLGASYYVLKPFDMEVLISNIREIGGTKRSFVQKSSSTLSFAQSNHSNDRSFNLDASITNIIHEIGVPAHIKGYMYLREAITMVYNDIELLGSITKVLYPDIAKKFNTTSSRVERAIRHAIEVAWSRGNIDSISSLFGYTVSHTKAKPTNSEFIAMVADKLRIEHKVS; from the coding sequence GTGCAAAAAATAAAAGTGAGTATTGCTGATGATAATAGGGAATTAGTAAACCTACTAAATGAATACATTTCTTCACAAGATGATATGGAAGTTGTAGGTGTAGCTTTTAATGGGCAAGAATGTTTAAACACTGTGGAAGAGCAACAGCCGGATGTGTTGGTATTAGATATTATTATGCCTCACTTAGACGGATTAGCTGTTCTAGAGCGTATGCATCAAATGGGTTTGCGTAAGAAACCTAATATTATTATGCTGACAGCTTTTGGTCAAGAAGATGTGACCAAAAAAGCAGTAGATCTAGGTGCATCTTATTATGTGTTGAAACCTTTTGACATGGAAGTGTTGATCTCAAACATCCGGGAAATTGGCGGTACAAAGCGTTCATTTGTACAAAAGTCTTCGTCTACACTTTCTTTTGCACAATCAAATCACTCTAATGATCGAAGTTTTAATTTAGATGCAAGCATCACCAATATCATTCATGAGATTGGAGTACCCGCACATATAAAAGGATACATGTATCTACGTGAAGCAATTACAATGGTATACAATGATATTGAATTATTAGGTTCTATTACGAAGGTGCTCTATCCAGATATTGCAAAGAAATTTAATACGACATCAAGCCGTGTAGAACGTGCGATCAGGCATGCTATTGAAGTGGCGTGGAGCAGAGGAAATATCGATTCCATTTCAAGTTTATTCGGTTATACAGTTAGTCATACGAAAGCAAAACCAACAAACTCAGAATTTATCGCAATGGTTGCGGATAAACTTCGAATCGAACATAAGGTATCTTGA
- a CDS encoding glycosyltransferase family 2 protein: MSNVSVIIPAYNEEVFIKETIDALRHIPGLLEIIIINDGSTDQTSTIAHQYADHVIDLSQNKGKGHALKIGWQAARGEFIACVDADLGRSAIELKNLIVPIQDNLADLVISKVKAGDRAGFGFVKRRAQSIILKYTGAMIEAPLSGQRIFHRKWLDLLLNEEYNGFGVETKMTIDFLLAGAVVKEVETRMTHREMGKSPAGFMHRLKQWIDIERQLRVIRMRSVRMRVVEK, encoded by the coding sequence ATGAGTAATGTCTCAGTGATTATTCCTGCTTATAACGAAGAAGTATTCATTAAAGAGACAATTGACGCTCTGCGCCATATACCTGGATTGCTTGAAATTATTATTATTAATGATGGAAGTACGGACCAAACGAGTACAATCGCTCATCAATACGCAGATCATGTTATTGACCTTTCTCAAAATAAAGGCAAGGGCCATGCATTGAAAATTGGCTGGCAAGCTGCAAGGGGGGAATTCATTGCATGTGTAGATGCGGATCTTGGAAGGTCTGCAATTGAACTGAAAAATCTCATAGTCCCAATACAAGATAATCTGGCGGATTTAGTGATCTCTAAGGTGAAAGCTGGTGATAGAGCAGGTTTTGGCTTCGTGAAGAGAAGAGCGCAATCGATTATTTTAAAGTATACAGGAGCAATGATAGAGGCCCCTTTATCCGGTCAACGAATCTTTCATCGCAAATGGCTCGATCTGTTACTTAACGAAGAATATAATGGGTTTGGTGTGGAGACAAAGATGACGATTGACTTCCTATTAGCTGGAGCAGTGGTAAAGGAAGTGGAGACTCGCATGACCCATAGAGAAATGGGGAAGTCTCCTGCTGGTTTTATGCATCGATTAAAGCAGTGGATTGATATTGAACGTCAACTGAGAGTTATTAGAATGCGATCCGTTCGAATGAGAGTGGTGGAGAAATGA
- a CDS encoding DUF2627 domain-containing protein, with amino-acid sequence MGRFIALMILVIPAVIAGYGIKLMRDTIFTLLNTPYPNLSVQFIAGFILFLAGLGFIGGFIFHRDKKNGKIAPRFKKRK; translated from the coding sequence ATGGGACGATTTATTGCACTAATGATTCTTGTGATACCAGCCGTTATTGCGGGCTATGGAATAAAACTGATGAGAGATACTATTTTTACGTTGCTTAACACTCCTTATCCCAATTTATCTGTTCAATTTATTGCAGGCTTTATTTTATTCTTAGCAGGATTAGGATTCATTGGCGGATTTATCTTTCATCGCGATAAAAAGAACGGAAAGATTGCCCCGCGCTTTAAAAAACGAAAATAA